Proteins co-encoded in one Peptococcaceae bacterium 1198_IL3148 genomic window:
- a CDS encoding energy-coupling factor transporter ATPase: protein MANLTYYYGDTKQPILNDINLQIQPGEFVLLLGKSGSGKTTLLRALAGLVPEFYGGFIGGNVCYGGKNLQQWEKAKLAGEVGFIFQDPEQQLVMYNVEREVVFGLENIGVPAAHIKRRVMEVMQFLNIAHLRNRNTNELSGGQKQLVVLASILAMQPKVLLLDEPTSQLDPMAAEDFFNHLKRINQDLGITVIMAEQRLERCLHLADRVVVIDQGKLTNNAPPKDTLKQLKDTCLLPAMNRFFNLVGSDDMPLTINEGRKQLQALCPVNNGSCLTDQAITGISTTPLLTIKDISYGYNQQSQLAIRNLNLTVTAGEFVAVVGANGSGKSTLLKSICGLLYPLQGNIGLNGEVGYLSQNPNDYLFNDTVYDEVAFAFKVRGVRPTQAVDQMLERLGLSAVKDVNPRDLSSGQRQRVALAAVMVLEPKLLLLDEPTRGLDIITKRHLADYLCSLTKQGTAVIMVTHDIEFIAEYASRVVVMFAGEIIADGNKRQVLDNSLYYAPQLNKLFSNLCGGVITLQDAIDVFKGWQNGVGQTWI from the coding sequence GTGGCGAATTTAACCTATTATTATGGCGACACCAAGCAACCTATTTTGAACGATATTAACTTACAGATACAACCGGGTGAATTTGTTCTGTTGTTGGGTAAGTCTGGCAGCGGCAAAACCACCCTGCTACGGGCGCTGGCCGGCCTGGTGCCAGAATTTTACGGCGGGTTCATTGGCGGCAACGTATGCTATGGTGGCAAAAATCTTCAGCAGTGGGAAAAGGCTAAGTTGGCAGGAGAAGTGGGTTTTATTTTTCAAGATCCCGAACAACAACTGGTGATGTACAACGTAGAGCGAGAAGTGGTGTTTGGCCTGGAAAACATTGGGGTGCCAGCTGCCCATATAAAACGGCGGGTAATGGAAGTAATGCAATTCTTAAATATCGCTCACCTGAGAAACCGAAATACTAATGAACTTTCCGGCGGCCAGAAACAGTTGGTGGTACTGGCCTCAATTTTGGCCATGCAGCCTAAAGTACTGCTGTTGGATGAACCCACCTCGCAGCTGGACCCAATGGCGGCGGAAGATTTCTTTAATCACCTAAAAAGAATAAATCAGGATTTGGGCATCACAGTGATAATGGCCGAACAACGATTGGAAAGGTGCCTACATTTGGCTGATCGGGTGGTGGTGATTGATCAGGGGAAGTTGACTAACAATGCTCCTCCCAAAGATACCTTAAAGCAACTGAAAGACACTTGCCTTTTGCCAGCCATGAACAGGTTTTTTAATTTGGTCGGCAGTGATGATATGCCGCTGACCATTAACGAAGGGAGAAAACAACTGCAGGCACTGTGCCCGGTTAACAATGGCAGTTGTCTAACCGATCAAGCAATTACCGGCATAAGCACAACCCCATTGCTGACCATTAAAGACATTAGTTATGGGTACAACCAGCAAAGCCAGTTAGCTATTAGAAATCTCAACCTGACGGTGACTGCAGGAGAGTTTGTGGCCGTTGTCGGCGCCAATGGCAGTGGCAAAAGCACACTTTTAAAAAGCATTTGCGGTTTGTTGTATCCGTTACAGGGTAATATTGGTCTTAATGGTGAGGTTGGTTATTTATCCCAAAACCCCAACGACTATTTGTTCAACGACACTGTTTATGATGAAGTGGCCTTTGCTTTTAAGGTGCGGGGTGTTAGGCCCACCCAAGCAGTGGACCAAATGTTAGAGCGACTGGGGTTAAGTGCCGTTAAGGATGTAAATCCTAGGGATTTAAGCAGTGGTCAACGGCAACGGGTAGCTTTGGCCGCAGTAATGGTGCTAGAGCCAAAACTATTGCTTTTAGATGAGCCCACCCGGGGCTTAGATATCATCACAAAAAGGCACCTGGCTGATTATTTGTGTAGTTTGACGAAGCAGGGGACTGCTGTGATCATGGTCACCCATGATATTGAATTCATTGCAGAATACGCCAGCCGAGTGGTGGTGATGTTTGCCGGAGAAATTATTGCAGACGGTAACAAACGGCAGGTACTGGATAATTCCTTATATTATGCACCGCAGCTAAACAAATTATTTTCTAATCTGTGCGGCGGTGTAATTACGTTACAAGATGCAATTGATGTTTTTAAAGGGTGGCAGAACGGGGTGGGCCAAACATGGATTTAA
- a CDS encoding aminotransferase class I/II-fold pyridoxal phosphate-dependent enzyme → MSKNTPIINALKKYIDEAVIRFHMPGHKGTAFSTQALVELLGSRVFQVDVTNVPGMDDLHQVHGIIKESQQLAAQTYGADNTYFLVNGSSSGLQALIMATCNPGDKILVPRNMHRSILSGIILSGAIPVFYLPEYNNDYKLLLGTPPETIKHYLNQVPDIKAIMLVNPTYYGITSDIGAIAEIAHTYNVPLLIDEAHGPHLAFHQELPGSSLTYGADATVHGSHKILPAFTQASMLHLKGQRVNHERVEAALRILQSTSTSYLLLASLEGARAFMEELGQAVLQDALDKASYVRQAVNKIDGYTSFGQEIIGKPSVFGLDLTKVTINVTNLGISGTWAESFLRKEHNIQVEMSDLYNLLLIVGAANTYQQLDHFINALKDMANHRPDYSKTIALINSINAVCNLPELVISPREAFAAPKVAIPLEQSAGRISSEIVACYPPGIPIICPGEEITDEIINYLVAMREVGVHFQGCNDPSLQTIGVISMAV, encoded by the coding sequence TTGTCAAAAAACACGCCGATAATTAATGCGTTGAAGAAGTATATTGATGAAGCTGTCATTCGTTTTCATATGCCTGGTCATAAAGGCACCGCCTTTAGCACGCAAGCATTGGTGGAGCTGTTGGGTAGCAGGGTTTTTCAGGTCGATGTTACCAACGTTCCCGGTATGGATGATTTACACCAGGTACACGGTATTATTAAGGAAAGTCAACAACTGGCAGCCCAGACCTACGGCGCGGATAATACATATTTTTTAGTCAACGGTAGTTCCAGTGGACTGCAAGCGTTAATTATGGCCACCTGCAATCCAGGTGATAAAATTTTAGTGCCGAGAAACATGCACCGCTCAATTTTAAGTGGCATCATTTTAAGTGGAGCAATTCCGGTATTTTATTTGCCAGAATACAATAATGACTACAAGCTGTTATTGGGTACACCGCCAGAGACCATTAAACATTACCTGAACCAGGTCCCAGATATTAAGGCAATAATGCTAGTTAATCCCACCTATTATGGCATCACTTCGGATATTGGTGCCATTGCTGAAATTGCCCATACCTACAATGTTCCACTGTTAATTGATGAAGCCCATGGGCCGCACCTGGCCTTTCATCAAGAGTTGCCCGGTAGCTCGTTGACCTATGGTGCCGATGCCACCGTCCATGGCTCCCACAAAATCTTGCCTGCCTTTACCCAAGCGTCGATGCTACATTTAAAAGGGCAACGGGTGAACCATGAACGGGTGGAGGCAGCCTTGAGGATATTGCAGAGCACCAGTACATCCTACCTGCTGTTGGCATCTTTGGAGGGAGCCAGGGCCTTTATGGAAGAACTGGGCCAAGCAGTGTTGCAGGATGCCTTGGACAAGGCAAGCTATGTACGCCAAGCCGTTAACAAGATTGACGGTTACACCTCCTTTGGTCAAGAGATAATTGGTAAGCCCAGCGTCTTTGGTTTAGATTTGACCAAGGTAACCATTAATGTTACTAATCTAGGCATTTCCGGCACTTGGGCCGAAAGTTTTTTAAGAAAAGAACACAATATCCAGGTGGAAATGTCCGACCTGTATAACCTGCTGTTAATCGTTGGGGCGGCCAATACATACCAGCAATTGGACCATTTTATCAATGCTTTAAAAGATATGGCTAACCATCGGCCTGACTATAGTAAAACTATTGCTCTGATAAACAGCATTAATGCTGTTTGTAATCTCCCAGAACTGGTTATATCACCCCGAGAGGCCTTTGCGGCCCCCAAGGTAGCTATACCTTTGGAGCAATCTGCCGGCAGGATAAGTTCAGAAATTGTTGCCTGTTATCCCCCGGGTATTCCCATCATTTGCCCAGGGGAAGAAATTACTGATGAAATAATAAACTACCTGGTGGCCATGCGAGAAGTGGGGGTGCATTTCCAAGGCTGTAACGACCCAAGTTTGCAAACCATAGGTGTAATTAGCATGGCTGTTTAA
- the pdxK gene encoding pyridoxine/pyridoxal/pyridoxamine kinase, with amino-acid sequence MLTMKKALTIAGSDSSGGAGIQADLKTFQERGVYGMTAVTTIVAMDPADWSHKVFPQPVEVVTEQLKTIIAIGVDALKTGMLGSPALIELAAQTIEDNKLQNVVIDPVMVCKGVDEVLQPENTVSLRDVLVPKATIVTPNLFEAAQLAGQGPIKTLDEMKVAAEKIRALGAKYVLIKGGSRLEGTGAIDLLFDGETFEILESEKISTTFTHGAGCTYSAAITAELAKGKSVREAVKTAKAFITEAIRHSFKLNEFAGPTNHAAYRKIEERK; translated from the coding sequence ATTTTGACAATGAAAAAAGCACTGACAATTGCGGGTTCAGATAGTAGTGGTGGCGCTGGAATACAAGCGGATTTAAAGACCTTCCAAGAGCGCGGGGTTTATGGCATGACCGCCGTTACCACCATAGTGGCTATGGACCCAGCTGATTGGAGTCACAAAGTTTTTCCCCAACCAGTGGAGGTGGTAACTGAACAACTTAAAACCATTATTGCCATTGGTGTAGACGCTTTGAAAACAGGTATGTTGGGATCGCCAGCATTAATTGAATTGGCGGCCCAAACAATAGAAGACAACAAGTTGCAAAATGTAGTTATCGACCCAGTGATGGTTTGTAAAGGGGTAGATGAAGTACTGCAGCCAGAAAACACCGTCAGCCTAAGGGATGTTCTGGTGCCAAAGGCCACCATTGTTACCCCTAACCTATTTGAAGCCGCCCAATTGGCCGGGCAAGGGCCAATTAAAACCTTAGATGAGATGAAAGTAGCGGCCGAAAAAATTCGTGCCTTAGGAGCAAAATATGTATTGATTAAAGGTGGGTCTAGGCTGGAAGGAACGGGAGCTATTGATTTATTGTTCGACGGTGAAACCTTTGAAATTTTAGAGAGCGAAAAAATCAGTACCACCTTTACCCATGGGGCCGGTTGTACCTATTCAGCGGCCATTACTGCTGAATTAGCCAAAGGCAAATCAGTCCGTGAAGCCGTAAAAACGGCTAAAGCCTTCATTACTGAGGCCATCAGACACTCATTTAAATTAAATGAGTTTGCTGGCCCCACCAATCATGCTGCATATCGAAAAATTGAAGAGCGAAAGTAA
- a CDS encoding prenyltransferase/squalene oxidase repeat-containing protein — MKQATNRIAVALICLLLMLVFSVNGALAATVSKVDLTKVETEKAISGSVTYLQKQLQNSAYRGLLSWPLLGLYAAGQPETNQQELITGLSNTDYQRGIIGALASQRDPNNYDGKQLVTAVKASQMANGKFADTITGEGEQLINAHVWAIISLYTAGEAIPNPEKALAWLTAQQNFDGGFSIDTTLTESDIDMTAMAVMAMACLGQDSSYPAIEKALAYLKAQQNSDGSFGLWGSATTEAAAQVVQALIMLGIDPTGEEWTKGGGNPITSMLKFRLPNGAFSHGSEMLPNDMATAQALIALIDYSTGQSIYQKLHLQNSPLNQQPLKKVDTI; from the coding sequence ATGAAACAGGCCACTAACAGAATAGCGGTTGCGCTAATTTGTCTGCTATTAATGCTAGTTTTTAGTGTTAATGGTGCTTTAGCCGCCACCGTCAGTAAGGTTGATTTAACAAAGGTAGAGACCGAAAAGGCCATCAGCGGCAGCGTTACCTATTTGCAAAAGCAATTGCAGAATAGTGCTTATCGGGGTCTATTGTCCTGGCCGTTGTTGGGGCTATATGCCGCTGGGCAACCAGAAACTAACCAACAGGAATTAATTACCGGATTATCAAACACTGATTATCAACGCGGCATTATTGGGGCACTGGCCAGCCAAAGGGACCCCAATAATTATGATGGTAAGCAATTGGTGACCGCTGTTAAAGCTTCACAAATGGCCAACGGTAAGTTTGCCGATACCATAACCGGTGAAGGGGAGCAATTGATTAACGCCCATGTATGGGCCATTATTTCTCTTTATACCGCTGGTGAAGCTATTCCCAACCCAGAAAAGGCTTTGGCGTGGTTAACGGCCCAGCAAAATTTTGATGGTGGTTTTAGTATTGACACTACGTTGACGGAATCTGACATTGATATGACCGCCATGGCGGTTATGGCCATGGCTTGTTTGGGACAGGATAGCAGTTATCCAGCAATTGAAAAGGCACTGGCTTACTTAAAGGCGCAACAAAACAGCGACGGTAGTTTCGGCCTTTGGGGTAGCGCCACCACTGAAGCGGCAGCCCAGGTGGTGCAGGCATTGATAATGTTAGGCATAGATCCCACTGGGGAAGAATGGACTAAAGGCGGCGGCAATCCAATTACCAGTATGCTAAAATTCCGGCTGCCCAATGGGGCCTTTTCCCATGGCAGCGAGATGTTGCCAAACGATATGGCCACTGCCCAAGCCCTGATAGCGCTAATAGATTACAGCACCGGCCAGTCTATTTATCAGAAACTCCACTTACAAAACAGTCCACTGAATCAACAACCACTTAAAAAAGTGGATACTATTTGA
- a CDS encoding threonine synthase, giving the protein MSYVTHLECAKCGKHYNSEEVHQLCECGGPLVVQYDLESIRKNFHKEDLKDREPSLWRYWELLPVKDKKNMVSLGEGMTPMIKMEKAGPDIGLNNLYLKDEGIIPSGTFKSRGATVGVSRAKELGIKTLAMPTNGNAGAAWSTYGARAGIKSVIVMPEDAPEITRNECAITGADLYLVNGLISDAGKIVARAVKKYGWFDVSTLKEPYRIEGKKTMGLEIAEQFNWQVPDVILYPTGGGVGIIGIYKALKELQAIGWIGEKMPRLVAVQATGCAPIVKAWQEKKAESEFWNNASTCAFGITVPKALGDFMVLDAIYKTDGCAIAISDEDLLQAQAELAAKEGAFVCPEGASLYAAAKQLKADGWLKADEKVVLLNTGTGLKYPETVNVEVPVLQPDQDIPEA; this is encoded by the coding sequence ATGAGTTATGTAACCCACTTAGAATGTGCAAAATGCGGCAAACACTACAACAGTGAAGAAGTACATCAATTATGTGAATGTGGTGGCCCACTGGTAGTGCAATACGACTTGGAAAGTATTAGGAAGAATTTTCACAAAGAGGATCTAAAAGATCGCGAACCATCATTGTGGCGCTACTGGGAGTTGCTACCTGTAAAGGATAAAAAGAACATGGTTTCATTGGGTGAAGGTATGACTCCAATGATTAAAATGGAAAAAGCCGGCCCTGATATTGGTTTAAACAACTTATATTTAAAGGACGAAGGTATTATTCCTTCCGGTACCTTTAAGTCAAGAGGTGCCACTGTAGGGGTTTCTAGAGCCAAAGAACTGGGTATTAAAACACTGGCTATGCCCACCAATGGTAACGCTGGGGCTGCTTGGTCTACCTATGGAGCCAGAGCTGGCATTAAGTCTGTGATTGTAATGCCTGAGGATGCGCCAGAAATTACCCGTAACGAATGTGCCATCACCGGTGCCGATCTGTACCTGGTTAACGGGCTAATCAGCGATGCTGGTAAAATTGTAGCTCGGGCAGTGAAAAAATACGGTTGGTTTGATGTATCCACATTAAAAGAGCCTTACCGTATCGAAGGTAAAAAGACCATGGGTTTAGAAATTGCCGAGCAATTTAACTGGCAAGTGCCCGATGTAATTCTGTACCCCACTGGTGGCGGTGTAGGCATCATCGGTATTTATAAAGCACTGAAAGAGCTACAAGCCATTGGTTGGATCGGAGAAAAAATGCCACGTTTAGTTGCAGTACAAGCCACCGGTTGTGCGCCAATCGTTAAAGCATGGCAAGAGAAGAAAGCCGAATCCGAATTCTGGAACAATGCTTCAACCTGCGCCTTTGGTATTACTGTTCCTAAAGCGTTAGGTGACTTCATGGTGCTGGATGCCATTTACAAAACCGATGGTTGCGCCATTGCCATCAGTGATGAAGATCTCTTGCAAGCCCAAGCAGAACTGGCCGCCAAAGAAGGTGCATTTGTTTGCCCCGAAGGTGCATCACTATATGCTGCAGCTAAGCAATTAAAGGCAGATGGCTGGTTAAAGGCCGACGAAAAAGTGGTGCTGTTAAACACTGGTACTGGTTTAAAATACCCAGAAACAGTAAATGTAGAAGTGCCAGTACTACAACCAGACCAAGATATTCCAGAAGCCTAG
- a CDS encoding RidA family protein, translating to MDKVIIKTDKAPAAIGPYSQAVKVGDFLFISGQIPIDPATGNIVDGDVQVQTKQCINNLKAICEAAGASLKDVVKTSVFVKDMNEFAKVNETYGEFFQEDAPARACVEVACLPKNVAVEIEAIVLIK from the coding sequence ATGGACAAGGTTATCATTAAAACAGACAAAGCACCAGCAGCAATTGGTCCCTATTCTCAAGCAGTAAAAGTTGGTGACTTTTTGTTTATCTCTGGTCAAATCCCCATTGATCCCGCCACTGGCAATATTGTGGATGGCGATGTGCAGGTACAAACTAAACAGTGCATTAACAATTTAAAAGCAATTTGTGAAGCCGCTGGTGCATCTTTAAAGGATGTTGTGAAAACATCAGTATTTGTTAAAGACATGAATGAATTTGCTAAAGTAAATGAAACTTACGGCGAATTTTTTCAAGAGGATGCTCCCGCCCGGGCTTGTGTTGAGGTGGCTTGTTTACCCAAAAATGTAGCGGTGGAAATAGAGGCAATTGTATTAATTAAATAA
- a CDS encoding dicarboxylate/amino acid:cation symporter, translated as MGEKKKMGLPAKMGIGMAAGIVAGVIIQSAGWSVDFIKPFGDLFIRLIRMVVLPLVFASLVAGAASMGDARKLGSVATKSLSWYFATTGVAVALGLLFANIFKPGVGLNMSTEGLTANEIAPPSVVDTLLNIVPINPIQAFAEGNLLQVIFFAIFFGFALNALGEKGKPLLNLFELVTETMIKLTNTVMGYAPIGVFALIAYTVAQNGLSVLMPLMKLVVLMYAVAIIHALLVYILPYKLFTGKSIKDYFKAASEPLLVAFTTCSSAAALALNLKSSRKLGASKNVSSFTIPLGNTVNMDGAAIYLGIAAVFASQIYGMSLSGTEQLTILLMAVLASIGSVGVPSMALVVMTMVFTSVGIPLEAIALVAGVDRVLDMARTCLNVMGDNVAAVLVSKWEGELAETDFTVGEDTANA; from the coding sequence ATGGGAGAAAAAAAGAAAATGGGACTGCCGGCCAAAATGGGTATTGGTATGGCCGCTGGTATTGTTGCCGGCGTAATTATTCAGAGTGCTGGCTGGAGTGTAGATTTTATTAAACCCTTTGGTGATTTATTTATACGCCTAATTCGCATGGTAGTTCTTCCGCTGGTATTTGCTTCGCTGGTTGCCGGTGCTGCCAGCATGGGTGATGCCCGCAAACTGGGCAGTGTGGCCACTAAGAGCTTGAGTTGGTACTTTGCCACCACCGGTGTGGCGGTAGCTCTGGGGCTATTATTTGCTAATATCTTTAAACCTGGTGTTGGTCTAAATATGTCCACCGAGGGATTAACAGCCAATGAAATTGCCCCCCCCAGTGTAGTAGACACTTTGTTAAACATCGTTCCTATCAACCCAATACAAGCCTTTGCTGAAGGCAACCTTCTGCAAGTTATTTTCTTTGCCATTTTCTTTGGATTTGCTCTCAATGCTTTGGGCGAAAAGGGCAAACCATTGTTAAACTTATTTGAATTAGTGACAGAAACTATGATTAAACTAACTAACACAGTTATGGGCTATGCCCCCATTGGTGTATTTGCTTTAATTGCTTACACTGTGGCGCAAAATGGTCTTTCAGTGTTAATGCCTTTAATGAAGTTGGTTGTGCTGATGTATGCTGTTGCTATAATCCATGCATTACTGGTTTACATTTTACCGTATAAGTTATTTACTGGAAAGTCCATTAAAGATTATTTTAAAGCCGCTTCGGAGCCACTTTTGGTTGCCTTTACAACTTGCTCCAGTGCAGCTGCTTTGGCTTTGAATTTAAAGTCATCACGTAAACTAGGAGCTTCCAAAAACGTATCTAGTTTTACCATTCCATTGGGTAACACTGTAAATATGGATGGGGCGGCTATTTACCTTGGTATTGCGGCAGTGTTTGCTTCCCAAATTTATGGCATGTCGTTAAGTGGAACAGAACAATTAACTATCCTGTTAATGGCGGTGCTGGCTTCGATAGGTTCTGTTGGCGTACCTTCAATGGCATTGGTGGTTATGACCATGGTATTTACCTCCGTTGGTATACCATTGGAGGCCATTGCTTTGGTGGCAGGGGTAGACAGAGTGCTGGATATGGCCCGTACTTGCTTAAATGTAATGGGTGACAACGTTGCAGCGGTATTAGTTTCCAAGTGGGAAGGCGAATTGGCAGAAACTGATTTTACAGTTGGAGAAGATACTGCAAACGCATAA
- a CDS encoding PAS domain-containing protein, which translates to MEKPSNIHPKLKLLISVAEGIVQTFGKNCEVAIHDLLRPESSLIYVTGTVTNRKIGAPATNIVLENLRKHGHDCEDLIGYKNVTKDGRVLKSSTIYVRDDDGKIIGCLCINYDISELIVHKNYMEQFMAFGEKFQNETSEFFASDITEVLDNMIEQVIAKTALPVAMMQKEDKISVVLELDDKGVFMIKGAVDKVAAMLGVSRYTIYNYLEEGRSIRTNHKLI; encoded by the coding sequence ATGGAGAAGCCATCCAATATTCATCCAAAGTTAAAATTACTTATATCAGTGGCGGAAGGCATTGTGCAAACCTTTGGCAAAAACTGTGAAGTGGCCATACATGATTTACTTAGACCAGAATCCTCCTTAATTTATGTGACCGGCACTGTTACCAACCGTAAAATTGGTGCTCCGGCAACAAATATTGTGCTAGAGAATTTGCGTAAACATGGTCATGATTGTGAAGATTTAATTGGTTATAAAAATGTAACCAAAGATGGCCGAGTGCTTAAATCATCTACTATTTATGTCAGAGATGATGATGGTAAAATTATTGGTTGTCTCTGCATAAACTACGATATTTCCGAGTTGATTGTTCATAAAAACTATATGGAACAATTTATGGCCTTTGGTGAAAAGTTTCAAAACGAAACCAGCGAATTTTTTGCTTCAGATATTACTGAAGTGCTGGATAACATGATTGAACAGGTAATTGCTAAAACCGCACTTCCGGTGGCAATGATGCAAAAAGAAGATAAAATAAGTGTTGTTTTAGAACTGGATGACAAAGGAGTGTTCATGATTAAAGGGGCGGTTGACAAAGTAGCTGCCATGTTGGGGGTGTCCAGGTACACCATCTACAATTACTTAGAGGAAGGCCGGTCAATCCGGACTAACCATAAATTAATTTAA
- a CDS encoding ECF transporter S component, whose translation MDLNWPLLTLAMAVLVLVSFFWRLEKSRPSAKEIAVLATLAALAALGRVPFAAIPNVQPTTFLVLISGYVFGSRAGFTVGVLAALTSNFFLGLGPWAPWQMLAWGLAGLTAGWWGRLQSSANIGFLVIFAVAWGYLYGAIMNLWHWLTFIYPLNWQTFAATYATAIWFDTLHGLGNGVFMWLMGKEFIKILQRYKKRMVVKTIVRRGER comes from the coding sequence ATGGATTTAAACTGGCCGCTGCTGACGCTAGCCATGGCGGTGTTAGTTTTAGTTAGCTTCTTCTGGCGCCTTGAAAAAAGCAGGCCCTCGGCTAAAGAAATTGCGGTATTGGCCACGCTGGCGGCACTGGCAGCGTTAGGTCGAGTCCCCTTTGCGGCCATTCCCAATGTGCAACCCACCACCTTTTTAGTACTGATATCAGGCTATGTATTTGGTTCTAGGGCAGGTTTTACAGTGGGTGTGCTGGCGGCCCTAACCTCCAACTTTTTCTTAGGGTTAGGGCCTTGGGCACCTTGGCAGATGTTGGCTTGGGGTTTGGCTGGCTTGACCGCCGGTTGGTGGGGGCGTTTGCAGAGTAGCGCCAATATTGGTTTTTTAGTAATCTTTGCTGTTGCTTGGGGCTACCTTTATGGTGCCATCATGAACCTGTGGCACTGGCTAACCTTTATTTATCCCCTTAACTGGCAGACCTTTGCCGCCACCTATGCAACCGCCATTTGGTTTGACACGTTACACGGGTTGGGTAATGGAGTATTTATGTGGTTAATGGGGAAGGAATTTATTAAAATATTACAGCGCTATAAAAAGCGGATGGTAGTAAAAACAATAGTAAGGAGAGGAGAAAGATAG
- a CDS encoding DUF2284 domain-containing protein: protein MSEFTFTTQTPSAKLLINVKTVLTSTKRLIKFEKQHFCQPSCHNYNNKWSCPPHNLTFSQYAKGYPCALVALFYCHLDQITYVKTLAMKKRIANTILRSRLNKLMRQLEKNYAGRLIANNSCGLCKPCTRKSKSQSYCKKPQEMRYSLDSLGLNVTEMSLALFDHQTARHNQKVSLNYATAAAVLLLKHPPDESTDQIVSTFLSGC, encoded by the coding sequence TTGTCTGAATTCACCTTTACCACTCAAACACCCAGCGCCAAGCTATTGATCAATGTAAAAACCGTGCTAACCAGCACTAAAAGATTAATTAAATTTGAAAAACAGCATTTTTGCCAACCCAGCTGTCACAACTATAATAATAAATGGAGTTGCCCGCCACACAACCTTACCTTTTCTCAATACGCCAAGGGCTATCCTTGCGCTTTGGTGGCCTTATTCTATTGCCATTTGGATCAAATTACCTATGTAAAAACTCTGGCAATGAAAAAAAGGATTGCCAATACAATCCTTAGATCAAGATTAAATAAACTTATGCGCCAGTTGGAAAAAAACTATGCCGGCAGATTAATCGCAAACAACAGTTGTGGGTTATGTAAACCCTGTACACGAAAAAGCAAGTCGCAATCTTATTGTAAAAAGCCCCAGGAAATGAGATACAGCTTAGATTCCTTGGGGCTTAATGTAACTGAAATGTCCTTGGCGCTATTTGACCACCAAACTGCACGCCACAATCAAAAAGTTAGTTTAAATTATGCAACGGCAGCGGCAGTGCTACTATTAAAACACCCACCGGATGAAAGCACTGATCAAATAGTATCCACTTTTTTAAGTGGTTGTTGA